In the genome of Dioscorea cayenensis subsp. rotundata cultivar TDr96_F1 chromosome 1, TDr96_F1_v2_PseudoChromosome.rev07_lg8_w22 25.fasta, whole genome shotgun sequence, one region contains:
- the LOC120255705 gene encoding uncharacterized protein LOC120255705, producing MFWILLNLVKPPNREAFFVQRGFEFGVMVEEVKKEHGKGEKVQGVVTTSWFPASDGSFEMKASALPGGGAGRTRRSTKGGWTDEEDDILATAVRRFNGKNWKKIAEYVPDRTDVQCLHRWQKVLNPDLVKGAWAKEEDDCIIKLVNKYGPKKWSLIAQSMPGRIGKQCRERWHNHLNPAIKKDAWTTEEETVLIHAHQLYGNKWAEMAKLLPGRADNSIKNHWNCSLKKRLPSILASGILDQTPGLASLDLNGHLPTLECQPVKPSQQQIKQFDRKRTINKSLVTPEACLDDQDLSLGFQDFGLQSIENSIAVGPENREITIEDSKRLKIEVEEIPLDDPKCIQIERSIFAKHLQCGGDKGPASYPNSFLYKDASPCRTDLLPHVTNLWRIEILIIVVLQMIHMLLQFFSQKHRILSVIRSFHIVSLTDPSVIRCWNLLKNCGGVNL from the exons ATGTTTTGGATTCTTTTGAATCTTGTTAAACCGCCAAATCGGGAGGCTTTTTTTGTTCAGAG GGGATTTGAATTTGGAGTGATGGTAGAAGAGGTGAAGAAGGAGCATGGGAAGGGCGAGAAGGTTCAGGGTGTTGTGACGACGTCCTGGTTTCCGGCTTCGGATGGCAGCTTCGAGATGAAGGCTAGCGCTCTGCCTGG GGGAGGTGCTGGCCGAACCAGGAGATCAACAAAGGGTGGTTGGACAGATGAAGAG GATGATATATTGGCTACAGCTGTGAGGCGGTTCAATGGGAAAAATTGGAAGAAAATTG CTGAATATGTCCCCGACAGGACTGACGTTCAGTGCCTTCATCGTTGGCAGAAGGTGCTTAATCCTGATTTGGTCAAAGGAGCATGGGCAAAAGAG GAAGATGATTGCATTATCAAACTGGTTAATAAATATGGTCCTAAGAAATGGTCTCTCATTGCACAGTCTATGCCAGGGAGGATAGGCAAACAATGTCGGGAGAG GTGGCACAATCATTTGAACCCAGCAATCAAGAAAGATGCATGGACAACGGAGGAAGAGACAGTTCTTATTCATGCTCACCAACTGTATGGGAACAAATGGGCAGAAATGGCTAAGCTTCTACCTGGAAG GGCTGATAACTCAATAAAGAATCACTGGAACTGTTCTTTGAAAAAGAGGTTGCCCTCAATTTTAGCTTCTGGAATTCTTGACCAAACCCCTGGGCTTGCTTCTCTTGATTTGAATGGGCATTTACCAACATTAGAATGCCAGCCTGTAAAGCCTAGCCAGCAACAGATCAAACAATTTGATAGGAAAAGAACCATAAATAAATCTTTAGTTACACCCGAAGCTTGTTTGGATGATCAGGATTTATCGTTGGGGTTTCAGGATTTTGGTCTGCAGTCAATTGAAAATTCTATAGCTGTAGGACCAGAGAATCGAGAAATTACAATTGAAGATTCAAAACGATTAAAAATAGAGGTAGAAGAAATTCCATTGGATGATCCTAAATGTATACAAATAGAGCGATCAATTTTTGCAAAGCATCTACAGTGTGGGGGAGATAAAGGTCCCGCCAGTTATCCAAATAGTTTCCTATACAAGGATGCGAGTCCTTGCAGGACTGATCTCTTGCCTCATGTGACAAATTTGTGGCGCATAGAGATTCTAATCATAGTGGTGCTGCAGATGATTCACATGTTGCTTCAGTTCTTCAGCCAAAAGCACAGAATTTTATCAGTAATCCGTTCTTTTCACATAGTGAGTTTGACAGATCCTTCAGTAATAAGATGTTGGAATCTCCTAAAAAACTGTGGAGGTGTGAATTTGTAA